The following proteins are co-located in the Haloterrigena turkmenica DSM 5511 genome:
- a CDS encoding aromatic ring-hydroxylating oxygenase subunit alpha produces MTQWNQNQTEAVSADITEKTNALPARYFTDDDVFEMEKEKIFGQYWVYAGHANSISEPGQYFTRTIGGRDLIIARDDDGDVRAVENFSARDGDALLEDAPMTDPGRVDPDELADVESVHVDSIGPLQFVNLQEDPMPLAEQAGVMKDRLEALPLGEYEHATRIVSEVECNWKVFASNYSECDHCQANHQDWIKGISLNDSELEVNDYHWVLHYTHAQDVDDEMRIHDEHEAQFHYFWPNFTVNMYGTADGYGTYIIDPIDTDRFRLIADYYFRDSELSEEEREFVRTSRQLQEEDFELVERQWEGLRTGALAQAQLGPNEHTVHRFHQLAQEAYNS; encoded by the coding sequence ATGACGCAATGGAACCAAAACCAGACCGAGGCAGTGAGCGCAGACATCACGGAGAAGACGAACGCGCTACCGGCCCGGTACTTCACCGACGACGACGTCTTCGAGATGGAAAAAGAGAAGATATTCGGGCAGTACTGGGTCTACGCCGGCCACGCTAACAGCATCAGTGAGCCCGGCCAATACTTCACGCGGACCATCGGCGGCCGCGACCTCATCATCGCTCGAGACGACGACGGTGACGTCCGCGCCGTGGAGAACTTCTCCGCTCGCGACGGCGACGCGCTCCTCGAGGACGCGCCGATGACCGATCCCGGACGCGTCGATCCGGACGAGCTCGCCGACGTGGAGTCGGTGCACGTCGACAGCATCGGTCCGCTGCAGTTCGTCAACCTGCAGGAGGATCCGATGCCGCTGGCCGAGCAGGCCGGCGTGATGAAAGACCGCCTCGAGGCGCTGCCCCTTGGGGAGTACGAACACGCCACCCGAATCGTCTCGGAGGTCGAGTGCAACTGGAAGGTGTTCGCGAGCAACTACTCGGAGTGCGACCACTGTCAGGCCAACCACCAGGACTGGATCAAGGGCATCTCGCTCAACGACTCCGAACTCGAGGTCAACGACTACCACTGGGTGCTCCACTACACGCACGCCCAGGACGTCGACGACGAGATGCGGATCCACGACGAACACGAGGCGCAGTTCCATTACTTCTGGCCGAACTTCACGGTCAACATGTACGGCACCGCCGACGGCTACGGCACCTACATCATCGACCCGATCGACACCGATCGCTTCCGACTGATCGCGGACTACTACTTCCGCGACAGCGAGCTCTCCGAGGAGGAGCGCGAGTTCGTTCGCACGAGCCGCCAGCTCCAGGAAGAGGACTTCGAACTGGTCGAACGTCAGTGGGAAGGGCTCAGAACGGGCGCGCTCGCCCAGGCTCAGCTCGGCCCCAACGAACACACCGTCCACCGCTTCCACCAGCTCGCCCAGGAGGCCTATAACTCATAA
- a CDS encoding EamA family transporter, producing MGFIGMDSGIFFGLITMTSWGIWIILGNGASESIDPRTAAAITYLVAGLLALGSIVVSDASIAVTARGGLLASAAGLFAGIGLISMYIGFSQASTTLVSTLGAMYFVVAAVLGIVILGDDVTITRFTGIAFACLSIILITR from the coding sequence ATGGGATTTATCGGAATGGATTCGGGAATTTTCTTCGGCTTAATTACAATGACGTCGTGGGGGATTTGGATAATCTTAGGCAACGGTGCGTCGGAGTCCATCGATCCGAGAACTGCCGCCGCGATCACGTATCTCGTAGCGGGTCTTCTCGCACTTGGATCTATCGTCGTTTCAGATGCGTCGATCGCCGTTACTGCGAGAGGAGGGCTGCTTGCTAGCGCGGCTGGATTGTTCGCTGGAATCGGCCTCATTTCGATGTACATCGGATTCTCCCAAGCGTCAACGACACTGGTCTCTACTCTCGGTGCCATGTACTTCGTCGTCGCGGCCGTCCTCGGTATCGTCATTCTCGGAGACGATGTTACGATAACGAGATTTACTGGAATCGCGTTCGCCTGTCTCAGCATCATTTTAATCACTCGATAG
- a CDS encoding CobW family GTP-binding protein, which translates to MVTSPSEIPITVISGPLGAGKTTLVNRLLNNPGDRRIAVIVNDMGEVNVDAELIADETEEGVVDLSNGCICCRLQDDLVAQATRLAEERSFDYLVVEASGISEPIPIARALTEGTKEDSLPDRFRLDTTVSVVDAYGFWKAFDSEESLPDAAPDPERPLTEVLVDQIEFCDVLLLNKCDMVPDDTRESIEAAIRELQPRATLHRTTYSDVDPSVVLDTGSFDFEAARRQQGWKRALSGDAANEHPGHDHGDDAVSAAEAHGVESFVYRRERPFHPERFDAWLDDWDGKIIRAKGFAWVASRPETVLGVSQAGPSIQAGPIGEWGDDDPATRLVFIGSDLDEETVTDELDDCLAASDEQTEAYATDPFPRGSA; encoded by the coding sequence ATGGTCACGTCTCCATCGGAGATTCCGATCACCGTTATCAGTGGACCGCTGGGTGCGGGTAAAACGACGCTGGTCAACCGACTGCTGAACAACCCCGGCGATAGGCGAATCGCCGTCATCGTCAACGACATGGGCGAGGTCAACGTCGACGCGGAGTTGATCGCCGACGAGACGGAGGAGGGTGTCGTCGACCTCTCGAACGGGTGTATCTGCTGTCGGCTCCAGGACGACCTCGTCGCTCAAGCGACGCGGTTGGCCGAGGAGCGCTCGTTCGACTACCTCGTCGTCGAGGCGTCGGGAATCAGCGAGCCGATTCCCATCGCTCGTGCGCTTACGGAGGGGACAAAAGAAGACAGCCTTCCGGACCGGTTCCGCCTCGATACGACAGTTTCGGTCGTCGACGCCTACGGGTTCTGGAAAGCGTTCGATTCCGAAGAATCCCTCCCGGATGCTGCCCCGGATCCGGAGCGCCCGCTGACCGAGGTGTTGGTCGACCAGATCGAGTTCTGCGACGTGTTGCTGCTGAACAAATGCGATATGGTTCCTGATGATACGCGGGAGTCTATCGAGGCCGCCATCCGCGAACTCCAGCCGCGTGCGACGCTTCATCGAACGACGTACAGCGATGTCGACCCGAGTGTCGTTCTCGACACCGGATCGTTCGACTTCGAAGCGGCACGGCGGCAGCAAGGCTGGAAGCGAGCTCTGTCCGGAGACGCAGCAAACGAGCATCCGGGTCACGACCACGGTGACGATGCCGTTTCGGCGGCCGAGGCGCACGGCGTCGAGTCGTTCGTCTATCGGCGAGAGCGTCCCTTCCACCCCGAGCGGTTCGACGCGTGGCTCGACGACTGGGACGGCAAGATTATCCGCGCGAAAGGGTTCGCGTGGGTGGCGAGTCGCCCGGAGACGGTTCTCGGGGTGAGTCAGGCCGGTCCGTCCATCCAGGCTGGCCCGATCGGCGAGTGGGGAGACGACGACCCGGCGACGCGGTTAGTGTTCATCGGTAGCGACCTCGACGAAGAGACCGTGACCGACGAACTCGACGACTGTCTGGCGGCGTCCGACGAACAGACCGAAGCGTACGCTACTGATCCCTTCCCCCGCGGATCCGCTTGA
- a CDS encoding glutathione-independent formaldehyde dehydrogenase: MNAVVYKGEREVAVEEVEQPQIEHPNDVVIDITTTCICGSDLHMYEGRTAAESGIVFGHENMGIVTEVGDAVSSLEVGDRVVAPFNVACGFCENCENGYTGFCTNVNPGFAGGAYGYVAMGPYQGGQAEQLRIPYADFNALKLPDGDEHEDSFALLADIFPTGWHGTELANLESGDSVAIYGAGPVGLMAAYSAKLKGAAEIYVVDRVPSRLELAEEHCDATPINFEEGDPVEQIKDLHGGGVDKGVDAVGYQAIDPDKEGDDAYDPARENPAVVINNLIRTVRPTGELGIPGLYVPDDPGAPDDMAAQGRLGIDFGLLFEKGQALGTGQCNVKEYNRELRDMIIEGRADPSWVVSHRVDLEDAPEMYEKFDNREEGVTKVLLEP, encoded by the coding sequence CTACAAAGGCGAACGCGAGGTTGCGGTCGAAGAAGTCGAACAACCCCAGATCGAGCACCCGAATGACGTCGTGATCGACATCACGACGACGTGCATCTGCGGGTCCGACCTACACATGTACGAAGGGCGGACGGCCGCAGAGTCGGGGATCGTGTTCGGGCACGAGAACATGGGTATCGTGACAGAGGTCGGCGATGCGGTGAGTTCCCTCGAGGTGGGCGACCGCGTCGTGGCGCCGTTCAACGTCGCCTGTGGCTTCTGTGAGAACTGCGAGAACGGCTACACGGGCTTCTGTACGAACGTCAACCCCGGGTTCGCCGGCGGCGCGTACGGGTACGTCGCGATGGGGCCGTATCAGGGTGGTCAGGCCGAGCAACTCCGCATTCCGTACGCGGACTTCAATGCGCTCAAACTGCCCGACGGGGACGAACACGAGGACTCGTTTGCACTGCTCGCGGACATCTTCCCGACCGGCTGGCACGGCACGGAACTCGCCAACCTCGAGTCCGGTGACTCCGTCGCTATCTACGGCGCCGGTCCGGTGGGCCTGATGGCGGCCTACAGCGCCAAGCTCAAGGGTGCCGCGGAGATTTACGTCGTCGACCGCGTTCCCAGCCGCCTCGAACTGGCCGAGGAACACTGCGACGCGACACCGATCAACTTCGAGGAGGGCGATCCGGTCGAACAGATCAAGGACCTCCACGGCGGCGGCGTGGACAAGGGCGTCGATGCCGTCGGATACCAGGCTATCGATCCGGATAAGGAAGGCGACGACGCGTACGACCCCGCTCGCGAGAACCCAGCTGTCGTCATCAATAATCTCATCCGGACGGTCCGCCCGACCGGTGAGCTCGGAATTCCGGGACTGTATGTCCCCGATGACCCCGGTGCACCGGACGACATGGCCGCACAGGGCCGTCTCGGTATCGACTTCGGCCTCCTCTTCGAGAAGGGGCAGGCACTCGGCACCGGCCAGTGCAACGTCAAGGAGTACAATCGCGAACTCCGCGACATGATCATCGAAGGGCGCGCCGATCCCAGCTGGGTCGTCTCGCACCGCGTCGACCTGGAGGACGCGCCGGAGATGTACGAGAAATTCGACAACCGCGAGGAAGGCGTCACGAAGGTCCTGCTGGAACCGTAA